The proteins below are encoded in one region of Bacteroides uniformis:
- a CDS encoding NAD(P)-dependent oxidoreductase: MKVLVATDKPFAKVAVDGIRKEIEAAGYELVLLEKYGEKAKLLEAVKDANAIIIRSDIIDAEVLDAAKELKIVVRAGAGYDNVDLEAATAHNVCVMNTPGQNSNAVAELAFGLMVMAVRNMYNGTSGTELMGKKLGIHAYGNVGRNVARIAKGFGMEIYAFDAFCPKEVIEKDGVKAVGSAEELYSTCDVVSLHIPATAETKNSINYALVNKMPKGGLLVNTARKEVINEAELIQLMEERTDLKYMTDIMPAANETFAAKFAGRYFSTPKKMGAQTAEANINAGIAAAKQIVGFLKDGCEKFRVNK; this comes from the coding sequence ATGAAAGTATTAGTTGCAACAGACAAACCGTTTGCCAAAGTGGCAGTAGACGGTATCCGTAAAGAAATAGAAGCAGCAGGTTACGAACTCGTGCTGCTGGAAAAATATGGTGAAAAAGCCAAGCTGTTGGAGGCTGTGAAAGATGCCAACGCTATCATTATCCGCAGTGACATCATTGATGCTGAAGTGCTGGATGCCGCCAAGGAACTGAAGATTGTGGTGCGTGCCGGTGCCGGTTATGATAATGTGGACCTGGAAGCAGCTACTGCCCACAATGTATGTGTAATGAATACTCCGGGACAGAACTCCAATGCTGTGGCCGAATTAGCTTTTGGCTTGATGGTGATGGCTGTCCGTAATATGTATAACGGTACTTCCGGTACTGAACTGATGGGCAAGAAGCTGGGTATCCACGCTTATGGTAACGTAGGCCGCAACGTAGCCCGTATTGCCAAAGGCTTCGGTATGGAGATTTATGCGTTCGACGCTTTCTGCCCGAAAGAAGTAATCGAGAAGGATGGAGTGAAGGCTGTGGGTTCTGCTGAAGAGCTTTACTCTACTTGCGACGTCGTTTCCCTGCATATTCCTGCAACTGCCGAAACGAAGAATTCCATCAATTATGCATTGGTGAACAAGATGCCGAAGGGCGGACTGCTGGTGAACACAGCCCGTAAGGAAGTCATCAATGAAGCAGAGCTTATCCAGCTGATGGAAGAGCGCACCGACTTGAAATACATGACCGACATTATGCCTGCTGCCAATGAAACATTTGCAGCCAAGTTTGCCGGACGTTATTTCTCTACACCGAAAAAGATGGGGGCCCAGACTGCTGAAGCCAATATCAACGCAGGTATTGCCGCTGCCAAGCAGATTGTAGGCTTCCTGAAAGACGGTTGCGAGAAGTTCCGC